The following are from one region of the Methanothermobacter sp. genome:
- a CDS encoding NosD domain-containing protein encodes MFVLLFSGISAAVSRNERTGKTYMTIQEAIDDSEVQDTIVVDAGTYEENIVIHKENLTLKANGTVIIDGWRDREPVINIIANGSKINGFTLINGTHGIYSSAGWCNLTKNVIRHNDIAIWLIDSDNSVIQENEITDNTGGIVLISSNRNNISRNNISSEGSGISLESSSENTISSNIIRNCLNGITAGFSPSNVIRENRIEDITENAIYLLTSLKSVLRNNSINNASAAIKIGGGDNSVDHFIQNIDTSNTVDGKPVYYLTGISNRVYDGIPMGYLALVGCRNVTIKNVALSKCGNGIILANTSSSRIENCNISDDDYGIFLLQSTKNTIQSNRIHMARYDGVFIHYSSNNTISGNKISCSNSRGIQVTGSYNTIYGNLILNNSVGLYIPSYSRSNRIYGNSFIDNGIQAENEGGLTNVFNLTRPTGGNYWSNYTGKDENGDNFGDTPYIFSNGSDSLPLIRDPLQKLKVVSMDPPNGSMSISRTKSLVITFSSIIIAGTNYSSITVRKSTGALKSIIKNISGNRLTITPIGGWDPGFRFTVTIPVGAIENIAGVTLGVDFTSNFTSAIAVTAIDPRNGATGVLRTKVIVITFSNSILAGPTYRSIAVRTSTGRLKSISKRIIGNRLYIKPVGSWSARTRYIITVPRTAVKTGSGNMMAADFKSAFTTR; translated from the coding sequence TTGTTTGTTTTGCTTTTTTCTGGAATTTCTGCGGCTGTTTCAAGGAATGAAAGGACCGGAAAAACTTATATGACCATCCAGGAGGCTATAGACGACAGTGAAGTTCAGGATACTATAGTGGTGGACGCTGGAACTTACGAAGAAAACATAGTTATACACAAAGAAAATTTAACTCTGAAAGCAAATGGAACCGTAATAATAGATGGATGGCGTGACAGAGAACCTGTAATAAATATAATTGCCAACGGATCGAAAATAAATGGGTTTACGCTGATCAATGGTACTCATGGGATATATTCATCTGCTGGCTGGTGTAACCTGACAAAGAATGTCATAAGACACAACGATATAGCGATATGGTTAATTGATTCCGATAACAGCGTGATTCAGGAAAATGAAATAACTGATAACACCGGTGGAATAGTCCTAATATCATCAAACAGGAACAATATTTCCAGAAATAATATAAGCAGTGAGGGATCTGGAATTTCTCTTGAATCCTCATCTGAAAACACAATTTCCAGTAACATCATAAGAAACTGTCTCAATGGAATCACAGCTGGGTTCTCACCCTCAAATGTAATCAGAGAAAACCGGATAGAGGACATAACAGAGAATGCTATTTACCTTCTGACCTCCCTCAAAAGTGTTTTAAGGAATAACTCCATCAATAACGCATCTGCAGCCATTAAAATTGGTGGAGGGGACAACTCAGTTGACCATTTTATCCAGAACATAGATACCTCAAATACCGTTGACGGTAAACCAGTCTACTATCTCACTGGAATCTCCAACAGGGTCTATGACGGAATCCCAATGGGCTACCTTGCACTCGTGGGCTGCAGGAACGTAACCATAAAAAATGTTGCCCTCTCAAAATGTGGTAACGGAATAATACTGGCAAATACAAGCAGTTCAAGGATAGAGAACTGCAACATAAGCGATGATGACTATGGTATCTTCCTGCTGCAGTCCACTAAAAACACCATTCAGAGCAACAGGATACACATGGCCAGGTATGATGGTGTTTTCATACACTATTCCAGTAACAACACCATTTCAGGAAATAAAATAAGCTGTAGCAACAGTAGGGGCATACAGGTCACCGGTTCATACAATACAATCTACGGCAACCTTATACTGAACAATTCCGTGGGATTATATATACCATCCTACAGCAGGAGTAACAGGATCTATGGAAACAGCTTCATAGACAATGGTATTCAGGCGGAAAATGAAGGCGGTTTAACCAATGTGTTCAATCTCACGCGGCCCACTGGAGGTAACTACTGGAGCAACTACACCGGGAAGGATGAAAATGGGGATAACTTCGGTGACACACCATATATATTCAGTAATGGATCCGACAGCCTTCCCCTCATCAGAGATCCTCTGCAGAAACTTAAAGTGGTATCCATGGATCCCCCAAATGGTTCCATGAGCATTTCAAGGACAAAAAGCCTTGTAATAACCTTCAGCTCCATTATAATAGCTGGAACTAACTATTCTAGCATAACAGTCAGAAAATCTACAGGTGCTCTGAAATCAATCATAAAAAATATAAGCGGCAACAGACTCACCATAACACCCATTGGGGGCTGGGATCCCGGTTTCAGGTTCACAGTAACAATACCTGTGGGGGCCATAGAAAACATTGCAGGAGTCACCCTTGGAGTGGATTTCACATCAAATTTCACGTCTGCCATTGCAGTAACAGCCATTGATCCCAGAAATGGTGCAACAGGTGTTTTAAGGACCAAAGTAATTGTCATAACATTCAGTAACAGCATACTCGCCGGCCCCACCTACAGATCAATAGCTGTAAGAACATCTACTGGACGACTGAAATCCATCAGTAAGAGAATAATCGGCAACAGGCTCTACATAAAACCAGTTGGAAGCTGGAGTGCCCGTACAAGGTACATCATAACTGTTCCAAGGACTGCAGTTAAGACCGGCAGCGGTAACATGATGGCAGCGGATTTCAAATCAGCATTCACAACAAGATAA
- a CDS encoding 50S ribosomal protein L15e yields the protein MYKYVKDAWKNPKDSYVRELMWERAPKWRRDPVIKRIERPTRIDRARSLGYKAKPGYIVVRTRVRRGSQRKPRFKAGRRPKRMGVRKITTAKSIKRIAEERVARKYPNMEVLNSYWVWEDGKYKFYEVILVDPNHPAIKNDPKINWICEKQHRGRVFRGLTSEGKKNRGLRNKGKGAEKVR from the coding sequence ATGTACAAATATGTTAAAGACGCATGGAAAAATCCAAAGGACTCCTATGTAAGGGAGCTTATGTGGGAAAGGGCCCCAAAATGGAGAAGGGACCCTGTAATTAAAAGAATTGAAAGGCCAACAAGAATAGACCGTGCAAGATCACTTGGTTACAAGGCAAAACCTGGATACATAGTTGTGAGGACGCGTGTAAGGCGTGGTAGCCAGAGAAAACCCAGGTTCAAGGCAGGTAGAAGACCCAAAAGAATGGGTGTTAGGAAGATCACAACTGCAAAGAGCATAAAGAGGATCGCAGAGGAAAGAGTTGCAAGGAAATACCCAAACATGGAGGTCCTCAACTCCTACTGGGTCTGGGAGGACGGAAAATACAAGTTCTATGAGGTCATCCTTGTTGATCCAAACCACCCTGCAATAAAGAATGACCCCAAAATAAACTGGATCTGCGAAAAGCAGCACCGGGGACGTGTTTTCAGGGGCCTCACAAGTGAAGGTAAGAAGAACAGGGGCCTGAGAAACAAAGGTAAGGGGGCTGAAAAGGTAAGGTAA
- a CDS encoding RNA-binding protein produces MIHNISYRLMVYGTEDEEKVLEALRNIIPGAAPEREMAEGYHGNPITVLRGRVDHRRALREFMEKFIEVFRGRMDELEDRFDENGNLFIRLDKQEALEGIWKPVRHGDAIHLKIKVEAYPAKRDVATENIRKLLE; encoded by the coding sequence ATGATACACAACATCTCCTACCGCCTAATGGTTTACGGTACCGAGGACGAGGAAAAGGTCCTCGAGGCCCTCAGAAACATAATACCCGGCGCAGCACCTGAAAGAGAAATGGCAGAGGGCTACCATGGAAACCCCATCACAGTTTTAAGGGGCAGGGTGGACCACAGAAGGGCTCTTAGAGAATTCATGGAAAAATTCATTGAGGTCTTCAGGGGCAGAATGGATGAACTCGAGGATCGATTCGATGAAAACGGTAACCTGTTCATCCGCCTGGATAAACAGGAAGCCCTTGAGGGAATATGGAAACCTGTAAGGCACGGTGATGCAATACACCTCAAGATTAAGGTGGAGGCATACCCTGCAAAGAGGGATGTTGCAACTGAGAATATAAGGAAATTACTTGAATAA
- the rnp3 gene encoding ribonuclease P protein component 3 produces the protein MKSFDSKEDARISESSRQMKFFDFHIQAGDHDSTLRLLSEASRLGYHGAVLVYPDEAYSSLQPEIELLMDNPEIRGLEVAAGVMINASNPQDMRRRVNRFRKKAEVVYVSGGDLKVNRAACENPRVDVLSAPYSSRRDAGMNHVLAREAARNRVAVELVTTDIMGSWLKVRARVLEHFREILKLHRKFDFPLLLSSRASSIYDLRTPRDLMNLAGCFGMSTHEARRALSSTPSSIIEYSRKRPLMIADGVRLVDDE, from the coding sequence ATGAAATCCTTTGACTCCAAGGAGGATGCTCGAATAAGTGAGTCCTCCAGGCAGATGAAATTCTTTGACTTCCACATCCAGGCAGGTGACCATGATTCCACTCTTAGACTTCTCTCTGAGGCTTCCCGCCTCGGCTATCATGGGGCTGTCCTTGTATACCCTGATGAGGCCTACAGCAGCCTTCAGCCAGAGATTGAACTCCTGATGGATAACCCTGAAATCAGGGGCCTTGAGGTGGCAGCCGGTGTCATGATAAACGCATCGAACCCCCAGGATATGAGGCGCAGAGTTAACCGATTCAGGAAGAAGGCCGAGGTTGTATACGTTTCAGGGGGGGACCTTAAGGTGAACCGCGCCGCCTGTGAGAATCCCCGGGTGGATGTCCTCTCTGCACCCTACTCCTCAAGGAGGGACGCTGGAATGAACCATGTCCTTGCAAGGGAGGCTGCAAGGAACAGGGTTGCAGTTGAACTTGTCACCACCGATATCATGGGCTCATGGCTCAAGGTAAGGGCGAGGGTTCTTGAGCACTTCAGGGAGATCCTTAAACTCCACAGAAAATTCGATTTTCCACTATTACTCTCAAGCAGGGCATCATCAATATATGATCTCCGCACACCCCGTGACCTCATGAACCTTGCAGGTTGCTTTGGCATGAGTACCCATGAGGCCAGGAGGGCTCTCTCATCAACACCATCCTCCATAATCGAATACTCACGTAAACGCCCCCTTATGATTGCAGATGGTGTGAGGCTTGTGGATGATGAATAA
- the rnp2 gene encoding ribonuclease P protein component 2, which yields MKILPPTLRNPKRYIAFELISEREFSRDEIVSLIWDSCLKLHGECETSNFRLWLMKLWRCDFLDAVRIRGVLQCQRGYERKVMAALTAAHHHSGARVVFHILGLSGTVRSATQKFIKPSKIDKY from the coding sequence ATGAAGATACTCCCTCCCACCCTCAGGAACCCAAAGAGGTACATAGCCTTTGAACTGATATCCGAGAGGGAGTTCTCAAGGGATGAAATCGTATCCCTCATTTGGGACAGCTGCCTCAAACTCCACGGTGAATGTGAGACATCAAATTTCCGTTTATGGCTCATGAAACTCTGGCGATGTGATTTCCTGGATGCAGTAAGGATCAGGGGGGTGCTTCAGTGCCAGAGGGGTTACGAGAGAAAGGTTATGGCTGCCCTCACGGCGGCACACCACCACAGCGGGGCAAGGGTGGTATTCCATATACTGGGACTCTCAGGGACGGTGCGCTCTGCAACACAAAAGTTTATTAAACCTTCCAAGATAGATAAATACTGA
- the psmA gene encoding archaeal proteasome endopeptidase complex subunit alpha has product MQPLQSAGYDRAITVFSPDGRLFQVEYAREAVKRGTTSLGVKSKEGIVLVVDKRPTSKLVEPKSIEKIFQIDEHIGAATSGLVADARAIIEKARLEAQINRITYNEPIRVESLAKKICDMKQMYTQHGGVRPFGTALIIGGVNGKGCRLFETDPSGALIEYKATAIGAGRPAAMEEFEKKYTDDMNLNQAIELALDAVYEATEGKTTPESVEIAVIEAADKKYRRLPDDEIRDHVEELLIRKEKEEEE; this is encoded by the coding sequence ATGCAACCACTTCAAAGCGCAGGATATGATAGGGCCATTACGGTATTCAGCCCGGATGGCAGACTATTCCAGGTGGAGTATGCAAGAGAAGCAGTTAAGAGAGGAACCACTTCTCTTGGAGTAAAATCAAAGGAAGGAATAGTTCTTGTAGTGGACAAGAGGCCCACAAGTAAACTGGTTGAGCCGAAATCCATAGAAAAAATTTTCCAGATAGATGAACACATAGGGGCCGCAACATCTGGGCTGGTGGCAGATGCAAGGGCCATAATTGAAAAGGCAAGACTCGAGGCCCAGATAAACAGGATAACCTACAATGAACCCATAAGGGTTGAAAGCCTTGCCAAGAAGATATGTGACATGAAACAGATGTACACCCAGCACGGAGGTGTCAGGCCCTTCGGAACAGCCCTCATAATAGGTGGTGTAAACGGGAAGGGCTGCAGACTCTTTGAGACAGACCCCAGCGGGGCCCTCATAGAGTACAAGGCCACAGCCATAGGGGCCGGCAGGCCAGCGGCCATGGAGGAATTTGAGAAGAAATACACCGATGACATGAACCTGAACCAGGCAATAGAACTTGCCCTCGATGCGGTCTATGAGGCAACAGAGGGTAAAACAACACCTGAAAGTGTTGAGATAGCTGTTATAGAAGCCGCAGATAAGAAGTACAGAAGGCTTCCTGATGATGAGATCAGGGACCATGTTGAGGAACTCCTGATCAGGAAGGAAAAGGAGGAAGAGGAGTAA
- a CDS encoding ribosome assembly factor SBDS, giving the protein MVSLEDAVIARLESHGERFEILVDPDLAAEFRRENSEVSVEDVLAVQEVFRDARKGDRASEEAMRKVFETTDPLEVTPIILQRGTIQLTAEQRRQMIEDKRKKIISKISREAINPQNGLPHPPKRIEKAMEEARVQVDPFKTVDEQVNIVLKAIKTKIPIKFEKVTVAIKIPGDRAGPAYGVISNFGKIKNEEWQSDGSWIAVVEIPGGLQDSFYQKINELTGGNVETRIIK; this is encoded by the coding sequence ATGGTCAGCCTTGAAGATGCGGTTATCGCCCGGCTCGAATCCCATGGCGAGCGATTCGAAATTCTAGTGGATCCTGACCTGGCAGCTGAATTCCGGCGAGAGAATTCAGAGGTCAGTGTGGAGGATGTGCTGGCGGTCCAGGAGGTCTTCAGGGACGCCAGAAAGGGTGATAGGGCATCTGAGGAGGCCATGAGGAAGGTCTTTGAAACAACAGATCCTCTTGAGGTAACACCCATAATACTTCAGAGGGGGACAATACAGCTCACTGCAGAACAGAGAAGACAGATGATAGAGGATAAACGCAAAAAAATCATCAGTAAGATTTCACGTGAAGCTATAAACCCCCAGAACGGACTTCCTCACCCTCCAAAGAGAATTGAAAAGGCAATGGAGGAAGCAAGGGTTCAAGTTGATCCATTCAAAACAGTTGATGAGCAGGTCAATATTGTCCTGAAGGCCATAAAGACCAAGATACCCATAAAATTCGAGAAGGTCACCGTTGCCATAAAGATACCAGGCGACAGGGCCGGCCCAGCCTACGGCGTGATATCCAATTTCGGGAAAATAAAGAATGAAGAATGGCAGAGTGATGGGTCATGGATAGCGGTGGTTGAGATACCAGGGGGTCTTCAGGATAGTTTCTACCAGAAGATCAATGAACTCACCGGCGGTAACGTTGAGACAAGGATTATCAAGTAA